Proteins encoded by one window of Myripristis murdjan chromosome 1, fMyrMur1.1, whole genome shotgun sequence:
- the gprin3b gene encoding G protein-regulated inducer of neurite outgrowth 3 produces the protein MGTNPKRTVTVQMVPQLAVADTLGNKESNANWTKEPALNLSHVCPNPTLTPSDHKQDNVSLTTTPTNTAPDTQTASKGGEQVRGVVSDMPKTVSENQEKTGLVIGGDQQMPDRSLTGQDVSEAGERQRDGNANLRMLNLAEEKNFCKAGVLSAVTATKVDIQTNDCRVKGPSAPQEGCAEPVVQGSGTSSAKVSSLGDSAKHVSPNNQKLNNVCESKHTASEVLALQHGSTEGMLADTNKDTTMPSQSKEPDHKNSHSHSPDTRPAQSQYPLQDSKAFPLETLPPTPLQREYKMQEKPIAKQSVETTALLSATSPPKSQDDTRLTSKNSSSTHPEKDLQPVENTQICLDKHQPASLQKDSCTLPQAVQIIPAYGQVAEEASQTDTPVLGEQQQQQKLHCKLYREVSTMTSSPSSTPAKLSQDVEVQAVANTCSKAVSTSPSLLPFTMSRKPSTGTVPREETQSLAVVYQGDSGLGLHQIVPSQIHVGSLPGSVDPRAERLTLEAGLCSNQNAGVVLHTEAMSLQHDARLGAKPKDPSSALCNIQRGPLPLQPVYQINIESSTQKEQLVSVNHHQDETDGSQGKPVAGKPAAKTTTVKTLSSQSESASEIASITKSKSADSNNSAALSQAAVTTKHNQALPTSTPAATHTTAKLESATNKPDSSKEETKASAKALTKETKTGTKKLEPERNAEEEDESEKQKGKSVHDVVWDEQGMTWEVYGASVDPESLGFAIQSHLQCKIKEQERKLIVQTSIRKSISAVDSPQHGRKNKRRQQNIFRSMLQNVRRPNCCVRPPPSSVLE, from the coding sequence ATGGGAACTAACCCAAAAAGGACAGTGACAGTCCAGATGGTGCCTCAGCTGGCTGTGGCGGACACGCTGGGTAATAAGGAATCTAATGCCAACTGGACTAAAGAACCTGCCCTAAACCTCTCTCACGTTTGTCCAAATCCCACCCTCACCCCCTCAGACCACAAACAGGATAACGTATCTCtgactactactcctactaatACTGCCCCAGATACGCAAACAGCATCAAAGGGAGGCGAACAAGTTAGGGGTGTTGTGTCAGACATGCCAAAAACAGTGAgtgaaaaccaggaaaaaacggGGCTTGTGATTGGTGGAGACCAACAGATGCCAGACCGGTCCCTGACAGGTCAGGATGTGAGTGAGGCAGGAGAGCGGCAGAGGGATGGTAATGCTAATTTGAGAATGCTAAACTTGGCTGAGGAGAAGAATTTCTGTAAGGCTGGTGTGTTGTCTGCTGTTACAGCAACAAAGGTTGACATACAGACAAATGACTGCAGAGTAAAAGGGCCTAGTGCACCACAGGAGGGCTGTGCAGAGCCTGTGGTGCAGGGCAGTGGAACATCCTCAGCTAAAGTGTCATCTCTAGGGGACAGTGCTAAACATGTCTCCCCAAATAATCAAAAGCTTAACAATGTATGTGAATCAAAACATACAGCATCTGAAGTGCTGGCACTCCAACATGGCAGCACAGAGGGTATGTTAGCTGACACAAACAAGGACACTACTATGCCGTCGCAATCTAAAGAGCCTGATCATAAAAACAGCCACTCGCATAGCCCAGATACCAGACCTGCTCAATCACAATACCCCTTGCAGGACTCAAAAGCTTTCCCTCTTGAGACATTACCACCAACCCCTCTTCAAAGGGAATACAAAATGCAAGAGAAACCCATTGCTAAACAGAGTGTGGAAACTACAGCTCTTCTCAGTGCTACGTCTCCACCTAAGAGCCAGGATGATACCAGGCTTACAAGCAAGAATTCAAGTTCCACACATCCAGAGAAGGATTTGCAACCAGTAGAGAATACACAAATCTGCTTAGATAAACATCAGCCAGCCTCTTTACAGAAGGACTCCTGCACACTGCCCCAGGCTGTACAAATCATCCCAGCCTATGGGCAGGTGGCTGAGGAAGCCAGCCAGACTGACACGCCTGTCTtaggggagcagcagcagcaacagaagcTTCATTGCAAGCTCTATAGGGAGGTCTCCACCATGACCTCCTCCCCGTCATCCACTCCAGCCAAGTTGTCTCAAGATGTGGAGGTTCAGGCAGTAGCTAACACATGTAGTAAGGCTGTGTCCACCAGTCCTAGTCTACTGCCTTTCACCATGTCTCGCAAGCCAAGCACAGGCACTGTTCCCAGGGAGGAGACCCAGAGTCTGGCAGTGGTTTACCAGGGCGACAGTGGTCTGGGCCTCCATCAGATAGTGCCATCCCAGATTCACGTGGGATCGCTACCCGGCTCTGTTGATCCCAGGGCAGAGAGACTCACCCTAGAAGCAGGGTTATGCTCCAACCAAAATGCTGGCGTGGTTCTCCACACAGAGGCTATGTCCCTGCAGCATGATGCAAGGCTAGGGGCCAAGCCTAAAGACCCTAGCTCAGCTCTATGCAATATTCAGAGAGGCCCTCTACCTCTGCAGCCAGTTTATCAAATCAACATCGAATCCAGCACACAGAAGGAACAATTAGTGAGTGTGAACCACCACCAAGATGAGACAGATGGCTCCCAGGGTAAACCTGTGGCTGGGAAGCCTGCAGCCAAAACGACTACTGTTAAAACTCTCTCTTCCCAATCAGAATCTGCCTCAGAGATAGCAAGCATCACTAAGTCCAAATCTGCTGACAGTAACAACTCTGCTGCACTGTCTCAGGCTGCTGTTACAACCAAGCATAACCAGGCTCTGCCAACATcaacaccagcagcaacacacaccacagcaaagTTGGAGTCAGCTACAAACAAACCTGACAGCTCCAAAGAAGAGACTAAAGCCTCTGCGAAAGCATTGACAAAGGAGACTAAGACGGGCACCAAGAAGCTGGAACCAGAGAGAAatgctgaggaagaggatgagtcTGAGAAGCAGAAAGGAAAGAGCGTCCATGATGTGGTGTGGGATGAGCAAGGGATGACTTGGGAGGTGTACGGTGCCTCTGTGGACCCAGAATCCCTCGGCTTTGCCATTCAGAGCcatttgcagtgtaaaatcAAGGAACAAGAGAGGAAACTCATTGTCCAGACCTCTATCCGGAAGTCTATCTCCGCTGTCGACTCACCACAACATGgcagaaagaacaaaagaaggCAGCAGAACATTTTCAGGTCAATGCTGCAAAATGTCAGGCGGCCCAACTGCTGTGTgcgcccccctccctcctccgttCTGGAGTAA